The Streptomyces sp. ICC1 DNA window CCAGGTCCTGGCCTCGGCAAGGGCCATGGTCTCGGCGAGCAGGCCGTGCAGCTCGACGACCTCGACTCCGCGCTGGGTGAGCTTGTTGACGAAGTCCGCGTGATCGCGCTGGGCGTTCTCCACCCACATGACGTCGTCGAAGAGCAGGTCGTCCGCATTGGTGGGGGTCAAACGGCGGTGCGCGAGCCCGGGTGCGCAGACCAGGACCTTGCGGAGCCTGCCGACCTCGGAGTGGACGCCGAAGGCGGGTCGGGGGGTGCTGTCGGTGCTCAACGCGTTGCGCCTTTCGTTGGATGGACCGGGGATCAGGCAACCTGACCGGGGATCAGGCAACCTGACCGGGGATCAGGCAACCCGATCGGGGACCGGGTTCAGGTGCGGATCACAGCTCGATCCAGCCCACGGCCAGAGCGAGCACTCCCACAAGAGCGCCGGCGATGGAGACGGCACAGATGACGGCCTCGCCGGGGGAGAACAGACGCCGGTTCTGCTCCCGCCGCGCCTTGACGAACAGGAACGTCGCCGGGGCGTAGAGGATGAAGGAGACCAGGACCAACTTGAGCCCGGCGGCGAAGAGCAGGAACGCCGTGTACAGCGTGGCGACCACCGCGATCACCAGTTCCCCGCGCGTGCTCCGCCCGACGGTCTCCTCGCGGCCCGGCCCGAGGGCGACCTTCACGGCGAAGGCCGCGGCGAGCAGGAAGGGGATCAGGCTCAGCGCGCTGGTCAGGTCGAGCGCGAAGTTGAACGCGTCCGCGGAGAACATCGTGACGACCAGGACGACCTGGCTCAGGGACGTGGTCATCAGCAGTGCGGGAACCGGCACGTCCTCGGAGGTGGCCCGCCCCAGGAACCGGGGCATGTCCTTGTCCTTCGCGGCGACGAAGAGCACTTCCGCGGCCATGAGCGTCCAGGCCAGATAGGCGCCGAGGACGGAGACGATCAGGCCGACGCTGACGAAGACCTTGCCCCAGGTGCCGACCGCGTGCTCCAGGACACCGGCCATGGAGGGCTGGCGCAGCTCGGCGATCTCGGCCATCGGCATGATCCCGTAGGACACGATGGTGACCGAGGCGAAGACGGCGAAGACGCTGAGGAATCCCAGGACGGTGGCGCGCCCGACGTCCTCGCGCCGCTTGGCGTGCCGGGAGTAGACGCTCGCCCCCTCGACACCGAGGAAGACGAAGACGGTGGCCAGCATCGTCCCGCGGACCTGGTTGAACAGTGAGCCGGCGTAGTCGGCGCCGCCCCAGTTGGCTGCGAAGACGTCCGTGTCGAGGCAGAACAGCGCGAGGGCGACGAAGACGAGGATGGGCA harbors:
- a CDS encoding basic amino acid/polyamine antiporter, translating into MSNAETNDAAATTAGKPAVKLTLLTLTAMVVGSMVGAGVFSLPRRFAQETGVAGALIAWAIAGTGMLMLAFVFQTLAVRRPDLDAGVYAYAKAGFGEYLGFFSAFGYWASACVGNVTYWVLIMSTIGAIWPALGDGDTLLAVILSSVGLWAFFLLIRRGVKEAAAINKIVTVAKVVPILVFVALALFCLDTDVFAANWGGADYAGSLFNQVRGTMLATVFVFLGVEGASVYSRHAKRREDVGRATVLGFLSVFAVFASVTIVSYGIMPMAEIAELRQPSMAGVLEHAVGTWGKVFVSVGLIVSVLGAYLAWTLMAAEVLFVAAKDKDMPRFLGRATSEDVPVPALLMTTSLSQVVLVVTMFSADAFNFALDLTSALSLIPFLLAAAFAVKVALGPGREETVGRSTRGELVIAVVATLYTAFLLFAAGLKLVLVSFILYAPATFLFVKARREQNRRLFSPGEAVICAVSIAGALVGVLALAVGWIEL